One Deinococcota bacterium genomic window carries:
- a CDS encoding FGGY-family carbohydrate kinase has translation VAYSLRDALTVMTPLAEAKELLATGGGARSKFWLQIVADVLEKPILVPAHDRGAAYGAALLAWRNQGEEGAREVAVKGRLEPQPQKVYQEGFARYRAQQP, from the coding sequence GTCGCCTACAGCCTGCGCGACGCGCTTACGGTGATGACGCCGCTCGCCGAGGCCAAGGAGCTCCTGGCGACGGGCGGCGGGGCGCGCTCCAAGTTCTGGTTGCAGATCGTCGCCGACGTGTTGGAAAAGCCCATCCTCGTGCCCGCCCACGACCGGGGCGCGGCCTACGGCGCGGCCCTCTTGGCCTGGCGCAACCAGGGCGAGGAGGGCGCCCGCGAGGTCGCGGTGAAAGGACGGCTCGAGCCCCAACCGCAAAAGGTCTACCAAGAGGGCTTCGCGCGCTACCGGGCGCAGCAACCCTGA
- a CDS encoding Tol biopolymer transporter periplasmic protein translates to MHRFVTRFIPVVLLVLSGAGCNSQPAPGGGGEKPVIGSFRAEPTTIAPGQASTLSWQVTGATSLSLAPDVGTVTGSSRAVSPTQTTEYTLTASNAAGDATDTTKVTVDGGGNGDEAEPLHDTIAYASGNGDEIRLIDPDGTNDRRLWAHGLDDPEGIYEVWNMSWKGDATELAFVSTHENWCSLYQSDLFALDADGTDYRRVTQAPACADLADYPKGTVKVPVRNSSLDSFSGFLYFQGAPSLQPVNLPPFGTGMVTFENVADFGDGEDGLQIAMIVYGSYRELAFSTVVDVIAGGTVTTQATEVYVPSASWEVYSPTWSRDGSRIGHLLNGISLWQLPAQPEPLEFGSSLLAEEVRPGGYVGFLAWGPTPATADQLLYSKSFDESGVYLVREGSSDAGEALLSFESFEALFGLAWLPDGSGFVYSVTEGDYFGEDRSSDLFVYDFASGEATRVTSFVGDFTGQVSVSGDGQRFVFERAADLTEFGAGLLEPDLWLVNRDGSGLGLLVENAYAPAWSR, encoded by the coding sequence ATGCACCGATTCGTCACCAGATTCATCCCCGTGGTCTTGCTCGTCCTCTCCGGCGCGGGCTGTAACAGCCAGCCCGCGCCGGGAGGGGGCGGCGAAAAGCCCGTCATCGGCAGCTTCCGGGCCGAGCCCACCACCATCGCGCCTGGCCAAGCGAGCACGCTCTCCTGGCAGGTCACGGGGGCGACCAGCCTCAGCCTCGCGCCGGACGTCGGTACGGTGACGGGCTCGAGCCGCGCGGTCAGCCCCACGCAGACCACCGAGTACACGCTGACCGCCAGCAACGCGGCGGGCGACGCCACTGATACAACCAAAGTCACGGTCGACGGCGGTGGCAACGGCGACGAAGCCGAGCCCCTGCACGACACCATCGCCTACGCTTCGGGCAACGGCGACGAAATCCGCCTGATCGACCCGGACGGCACCAACGACCGCCGTCTCTGGGCGCACGGCCTGGACGACCCCGAAGGCATCTACGAGGTCTGGAACATGAGCTGGAAAGGGGACGCCACCGAACTCGCCTTCGTCAGCACCCACGAGAACTGGTGCTCGCTCTACCAGTCGGACCTCTTCGCCCTGGACGCGGACGGCACCGACTACCGCCGCGTCACCCAGGCCCCCGCCTGCGCCGATTTGGCCGACTACCCCAAGGGCACCGTCAAGGTCCCGGTCCGGAACTCGAGCCTCGACTCCTTCTCGGGCTTTCTCTACTTCCAGGGCGCGCCCAGCCTCCAGCCTGTCAACCTGCCGCCCTTCGGCACCGGCATGGTCACCTTCGAGAACGTCGCGGACTTCGGCGACGGCGAGGATGGGCTGCAAATAGCGATGATCGTTTACGGCAGCTACCGCGAGCTGGCTTTCTCCACGGTCGTGGACGTGATCGCCGGCGGCACGGTCACCACCCAGGCTACAGAGGTCTACGTGCCGAGCGCCTCCTGGGAGGTGTACTCGCCGACCTGGAGCAGGGACGGCTCGAGGATAGGCCACCTGCTCAACGGCATTTCGCTGTGGCAACTGCCCGCCCAGCCTGAGCCCCTGGAGTTCGGCAGCTCGCTCCTGGCCGAAGAGGTGAGGCCGGGCGGCTACGTCGGTTTCCTGGCCTGGGGACCGACGCCAGCGACCGCCGACCAGTTGCTCTACAGCAAGTCCTTCGACGAAAGCGGCGTCTACCTCGTCCGCGAAGGCAGCAGCGACGCGGGCGAAGCCCTGCTGAGCTTCGAGTCGTTCGAGGCGCTGTTCGGCCTGGCCTGGCTTCCCGACGGCTCGGGCTTCGTCTATTCGGTCACCGAGGGCGATTACTTCGGCGAGGACCGGAGCAGCGACCTCTTCGTCTACGATTTCGCCAGCGGCGAGGCGACGAGGGTCACCTCGTTTGTGGGCGACTTCACCGGGCAGGTGAGCGTCTCGGGCGACGGCCAGCGCTTCGTCTTCGAGCGGGCCGCCGACTTGACCGAGTTCGGGGCCGGGCTGCTCGAGCCCGACCTGTGGCTCGTCAACCGCGACGGCAGCGGCCTGGGCTTGCTGGTCGAAAACGCCTACGCCCCTGCCTGGAGCCGCTAG
- the yqeK gene encoding bis(5'-nucleosyl)-tetraphosphatase (symmetrical) YqeK: MNSPCSRPSISPHCERVKRLVTPARFEHIVRVAILAETIARANGFCEGDIRATALAAVLHDAARDLSEAELLRLAPPENALEQKHPLAVHGRAARRLAESWGIGDLRVLDAVEGHVFGVSHDNRIGMAVYIADVSEPGRGVNADIRELAMRDLAKAYGRAVDSKVRYLRAQGKAVHPSTLKVHRELYDAAPDAVS; the protein is encoded by the coding sequence CTGAATAGTCCCTGCAGCAGGCCGAGCATCAGCCCGCACTGTGAGCGGGTGAAGCGCCTGGTGACGCCCGCGCGCTTCGAGCACATCGTGCGCGTGGCGATCCTGGCGGAGACCATCGCCCGGGCCAACGGTTTTTGCGAGGGCGACATCCGCGCCACTGCGCTGGCTGCCGTCTTGCACGACGCGGCCCGCGACCTCTCCGAAGCGGAACTCTTGCGGCTGGCGCCGCCCGAGAACGCGCTCGAGCAGAAGCACCCCTTGGCCGTTCACGGCCGCGCCGCCCGCCGTTTGGCCGAGTCCTGGGGCATCGGCGACCTGCGCGTCCTGGACGCCGTCGAGGGTCATGTCTTCGGCGTCTCGCACGACAACCGCATCGGCATGGCGGTCTACATCGCCGACGTGTCCGAGCCGGGCCGCGGCGTCAACGCCGACATCCGCGAACTGGCCATGCGCGACCTCGCCAAAGCCTACGGCCGGGCGGTCGATTCGAAGGTGCGCTACCTGCGCGCGCAGGGCAAGGCCGTCCACCCCTCCACCTTGAAGGTCCACCGGGAGCTGTATGACGCCGCGCCTGATGCCGTGTCCTAG
- a CDS encoding acyl-CoA carboxylase subunit beta, with product MNALKSKLTLEDRRRAPYHANKKGWQALAGALEADRAEVAKGGGDKAIRRQHDKDRLVVRERIAMLLDAGSPLDELMRFAGYGMYPEVGGPVSGGVVSGGVVTGIGRVHGRDWMVIANDATVKAGAFFPITAKKVIRAQTIAMENRLPVIYLVDSAGVYLPMQDEIFPDQDDFGRVFYLNARMSAAGIPQIAAIMGNCVAGGAYLPVMCDTLVMTEGSGLYLAGPALVKAAIGQDVSSEELGGAKMHAEIAGTVDYHEPDDRAALARVRNLAATYAPPALAPWAQGRQESREPVLDMAELHGLVPTQGGSRPYDVREVIGRLIDASEFGEYKAKYGQTIVCGTARLGGYAVGIVANQKTVSKNRGKLEVGGVIYAEAADKAARFILNCNQAAIPLVFLHDVNGFMVGRDSEHDGIIRRGAKMVNAVSNSVVPRLSVILGGSYGAGHYAMSGKAFAPRFIFAWPSARYSVMGGQQAAKTILDIQAAQLARSGHKPDDEAIAALHEKIKADYEQALDIRYAAARLWVDEIILPLETRDRLIRALEACAQNPHMDELKLGVFQV from the coding sequence ATGAACGCGCTGAAGAGCAAGCTGACGCTGGAGGACCGCCGCAGGGCGCCCTATCACGCCAACAAGAAGGGCTGGCAGGCGCTGGCGGGGGCGCTCGAGGCCGACCGGGCCGAGGTCGCCAAGGGCGGCGGCGACAAGGCCATCAGGCGCCAGCACGACAAGGACCGGCTGGTGGTGCGCGAGCGTATCGCTATGCTGCTCGACGCGGGCAGCCCTCTCGACGAGCTCATGCGCTTCGCCGGCTACGGCATGTACCCGGAGGTGGGCGGCCCGGTGAGTGGCGGCGTGGTGAGCGGCGGTGTGGTGACCGGCATCGGCCGGGTTCACGGCCGCGACTGGATGGTCATCGCCAACGACGCCACCGTCAAGGCGGGCGCCTTTTTCCCCATCACCGCCAAAAAGGTGATCCGCGCGCAGACGATCGCTATGGAGAACCGCCTGCCCGTCATCTACCTGGTGGACTCGGCGGGCGTCTACCTGCCCATGCAGGACGAGATCTTCCCCGACCAGGACGACTTCGGCCGGGTCTTTTACTTAAACGCCCGGATGAGCGCGGCGGGCATTCCTCAGATCGCCGCCATCATGGGCAACTGCGTGGCGGGCGGGGCCTACCTGCCGGTCATGTGCGACACCCTGGTCATGACCGAGGGCTCGGGCCTCTATCTGGCCGGGCCGGCGCTGGTCAAGGCCGCCATCGGTCAGGACGTGTCGAGCGAAGAGCTGGGCGGCGCCAAGATGCACGCCGAGATCGCCGGCACCGTGGACTACCACGAGCCGGACGATAGGGCGGCGCTGGCGCGCGTCCGCAACCTCGCTGCGACCTACGCGCCGCCTGCGCTCGCGCCCTGGGCCCAGGGGCGCCAGGAGAGCCGAGAGCCAGTCCTCGACATGGCGGAGCTGCACGGCTTGGTGCCGACCCAAGGCGGCAGCCGGCCCTACGACGTGCGCGAGGTGATCGGCCGCCTCATCGACGCCTCGGAGTTCGGCGAGTACAAGGCCAAGTACGGCCAGACCATCGTCTGCGGCACGGCGCGGCTGGGCGGCTACGCCGTCGGCATCGTCGCCAACCAGAAGACGGTTAGCAAGAACCGGGGCAAGCTCGAGGTGGGCGGGGTCATCTACGCCGAGGCCGCCGACAAGGCCGCCAGATTCATCCTCAACTGCAACCAGGCCGCCATCCCCCTCGTCTTTCTCCACGACGTCAACGGCTTTATGGTGGGACGCGACAGCGAACATGACGGCATCATCCGCCGCGGCGCCAAGATGGTCAACGCGGTCAGTAACAGCGTGGTGCCGCGCCTCAGCGTGATCCTGGGCGGCTCTTACGGCGCCGGCCACTACGCCATGAGCGGCAAGGCCTTCGCTCCCCGCTTCATCTTCGCTTGGCCGAGCGCGCGCTACAGCGTGATGGGCGGGCAGCAGGCGGCCAAGACCATTCTCGACATCCAGGCGGCGCAACTCGCGCGCAGCGGCCACAAGCCGGACGACGAGGCCATAGCGGCGCTTCATGAAAAGATCAAGGCCGACTACGAGCAGGCCTTGGACATCCGCTACGCGGCGGCCCGGCTCTGGGTGGACGAGATCATCCTGCCGCTCGAAACCAGGGACAGGCTGATCAGGGCGCTCGAAGCCTGCGCCCAGAACCCGCACATGGACGAGCTCAAGCTGGGTGTTTTCCAGGTGTGA
- a CDS encoding phosphoribosylanthranilate isomerase — MRIKICGITRAEDALSAERAGADAIGLIFANSKRRVGLEQAAAIGAALGPFTVRVGVFVNAPLELVEAAVEAAGLQAVQLHGKEDAAYAENLMARVPVIKAVAVGPGFDAAAWRDFPAQALLVDGLLPGSGEPFDWEWAAGLREFPRLILAGGLTSQNVAAGIRSLRPYAVDVASGVESSPGIKDEERVQEFVRAARAAWLSP, encoded by the coding sequence TTGCGCATCAAGATCTGCGGCATCACCCGTGCCGAGGACGCCCTCAGCGCCGAAAGGGCCGGGGCGGACGCCATCGGTCTCATCTTTGCCAACTCCAAGAGAAGGGTGGGGCTCGAGCAGGCTGCCGCCATCGGCGCCGCCTTGGGGCCTTTCACCGTGCGCGTGGGCGTCTTCGTGAATGCGCCGCTCGAGCTTGTCGAGGCGGCGGTCGAGGCGGCGGGCCTCCAGGCGGTGCAGCTTCACGGCAAGGAGGACGCCGCCTACGCGGAAAACCTGATGGCGCGCGTCCCCGTCATCAAGGCCGTCGCGGTCGGCCCCGGCTTCGACGCGGCCGCCTGGCGGGACTTTCCGGCGCAGGCGCTGCTCGTCGACGGGCTGCTGCCCGGCTCGGGCGAGCCTTTCGACTGGGAGTGGGCGGCGGGGCTCAGGGAGTTTCCCCGCCTCATCCTCGCCGGCGGGCTGACGTCCCAGAACGTGGCGGCGGGAATCCGCAGCTTGCGGCCCTACGCCGTAGATGTCGCCTCCGGGGTCGAGTCAAGTCCCGGCATCAAGGACGAGGAGCGGGTACAAGAGTTTGTACGTGCGGCGCGAGCCGCCTGGCTGTCCCCCTAG
- a CDS encoding tetratricopeptide repeat protein: MLVAGGSLRASDLQKEAKGYDIRLNIGRDEAKARLYTSQKMGERALPTPNNLPVRNTSFVGRDPELIELAKLLLSETKLITLTGIGGVGKTRLAVQAAYEQLKTGVRSQASGEPPLAPPVRGGAEGGGVSFPDGIYFVALDALSEVSLIPSTIAAALEIKLPGRDEALKELIRSLKDKRLLLILDNYEHLVSGATVASELVTHCPQLTLLITSRERLNLEGEQVFLLEGLPFFSHAITLEDARYQDSVKLFLQRAKRARLDFVLTPENLPHILDVCRLLQGSPLGIELAAAWVRMLSPADIAKEIAQNLDFLTAGARNVHERHHSLRATFEHSWKLLTPKEQEVLRKLSVFVGGFTREAASQVAGSSIPLLASLVDKSLLRVLPSSRYDRHPLLYGYTQEKLAKHPEEQVETRARHAAYFLALAEEAEPQLRGAEQALWLERLEVEHDNLRSALRHAKESDKLRSVGALWWFWYVRGHLSEGRAWLTKVLSAPELAEPTSERAVALSGAGVLASFQGDYVSAQAFHEESLAIRRKLNSSQGIADSLHNLAIVVRMRGDYAKARALTEESLAIRRALGNKSVIAASLNNLGNIAALQGDYAAARTLYAECLALRQALGDERGVALLLNNLGLVTEQQGDNAAARVLFEKSLTSFRKLGSKQSLLEPLNNLGRIVRKQGDYALAPPLFYESLTIGQEIDAKPDMAEALKEVAGLAAAQGEFKRAARLWGVAEALREAIGAPLPPDERPDYEREVAHVRAQLDEAAFKAAWQEGRVMTLEEAVAFALASPDITPAVDDLTRSG; the protein is encoded by the coding sequence TTGCTGGTTGCCGGAGGGAGTCTGCGCGCCAGCGACCTGCAAAAAGAGGCCAAGGGCTACGACATTCGCCTGAATATCGGCCGCGACGAAGCGAAAGCACGCCTTTATACAAGCCAAAAAATGGGCGAACGCGCACTTCCCACGCCAAACAACCTGCCCGTGCGCAACACCTCGTTTGTCGGCCGCGACCCCGAGCTTATCGAGCTGGCAAAACTCCTCTTATCGGAGACCAAACTCATCACCCTCACCGGCATAGGCGGGGTGGGCAAAACGCGCTTAGCCGTCCAAGCCGCTTACGAGCAACTTAAGACAGGCGTCAGAAGTCAGGCGTCAGGTGAACCTCCCCTAGCCCCCCCTGTTAGGGGGGGTGCCGAAGGCGGGGGGGTTTCCTTCCCGGACGGCATCTACTTTGTCGCCTTAGACGCCTTGAGCGAGGTAAGCCTCATCCCCTCGACGATTGCAGCCGCGCTCGAGATCAAACTGCCGGGGAGGGACGAAGCGCTTAAAGAGCTCATCCGCAGCCTCAAAGATAAACGGCTGCTGCTGATTCTCGACAACTATGAACACCTTGTAAGTGGCGCGACCGTCGCCTCGGAACTCGTTACCCACTGCCCCCAGCTCACCCTGCTCATCACCTCGCGCGAACGGCTTAATCTCGAGGGAGAGCAAGTCTTCCTCCTGGAGGGCCTGCCCTTTTTCAGCCACGCCATCACCCTTGAAGATGCGCGCTACCAAGACAGCGTCAAGCTCTTTCTCCAACGGGCTAAACGCGCCCGGCTCGACTTTGTGCTGACGCCTGAGAATCTGCCCCACATCCTTGACGTGTGCAGGCTCCTTCAGGGTTCTCCTCTAGGCATCGAGCTGGCCGCCGCCTGGGTGAGGATGTTGTCGCCTGCTGACATTGCTAAAGAGATTGCACAGAACTTGGACTTCCTCACCGCTGGTGCGCGCAACGTTCACGAAAGGCACCACAGCCTGCGCGCCACCTTTGAGCACTCCTGGAAGCTCCTCACGCCCAAAGAGCAAGAGGTGCTGAGAAAGCTTTCGGTCTTCGTGGGCGGCTTTACCAGGGAGGCTGCCTCGCAGGTGGCGGGCTCCTCCATCCCACTGCTCGCCTCACTGGTTGACAAGTCCTTACTCCGCGTTCTTCCGAGCAGTCGCTATGACCGCCATCCGCTGCTCTACGGCTACACGCAGGAGAAGCTGGCAAAACATCCCGAAGAGCAGGTAGAGACTCGAGCCAGACACGCCGCCTACTTTTTGGCGCTCGCCGAGGAGGCCGAGCCGCAGCTTAGGGGTGCGGAGCAAGCCCTGTGGCTGGAGCGCTTGGAGGTGGAACATGACAACTTGCGCTCAGCACTGCGTCATGCAAAGGAGAGTGACAAGTTGCGCTCGGTCGGGGCGCTCTGGTGGTTCTGGTACGTGCGTGGTCATCTGAGCGAGGGGCGCGCATGGTTGACGAAAGTACTGTCAGCACCCGAGCTCGCCGAGCCCACCTCCGAGCGCGCCGTGGCGCTTAGTGGGGCGGGAGTGCTGGCATCTTTTCAAGGCGACTACGTTTCGGCACAAGCTTTCCACGAAGAGAGCTTGGCGATACGGCGCAAACTGAACTCCAGCCAGGGCATCGCCGACTCGCTTCACAATCTGGCAATCGTGGTGAGGATGCGGGGTGATTACGCCAAGGCAAGAGCACTGACTGAAGAGAGCCTGGCGATCAGGCGAGCTTTAGGGAACAAGTCGGTCATCGCCGCTTCCCTCAACAACTTGGGAAATATCGCTGCCTTGCAAGGCGACTACGCTGCGGCGAGGACCTTGTACGCGGAGTGTCTAGCCTTGAGGCAGGCGTTGGGAGATGAGCGGGGCGTCGCTTTGCTGCTCAATAACTTAGGGCTTGTGACCGAGCAGCAGGGTGACAACGCTGCGGCAAGGGTACTCTTTGAAAAGAGCCTGACAAGCTTTCGAAAGTTGGGGTCGAAACAGAGCCTGCTTGAACCCCTCAACAATTTGGGACGGATTGTGAGAAAGCAGGGCGATTATGCGCTTGCACCACCGCTATTTTATGAGAGCTTAACCATCGGACAAGAGATCGATGCAAAGCCCGATATGGCGGAGGCCTTAAAGGAGGTAGCGGGTCTTGCAGCGGCGCAAGGTGAGTTCAAGCGGGCGGCGCGTCTTTGGGGGGTGGCAGAGGCGCTTCGCGAAGCCATCGGCGCCCCTTTGCCGCCTGACGAGCGCCCCGACTACGAACGCGAGGTGGCTCATGTTCGTGCCCAGTTGGATGAAGCTGCGTTTAAAGCGGCGTGGCAAGAGGGGCGGGTCATGACTTTAGAGGAAGCCGTAGCCTTTGCGCTTGCCTCGCCTGACATCACGCCTGCGGTGGATGATCTCACGCGCTCCGGTTAA
- a CDS encoding LCP family protein: MALTATRLVQLLGLVVAAFGLWGYWNATDPAAPAPLGQAEAALVNPGGESFQASFVVAGRDIEYDIPAQDPIYRDGRLLGFRTPARGKRYGNRTDSILYVQIVGNRVYVISIPRDIWLPQHQIKVNETVGYARLGPDGLRRAVSEIIGLPVDYYAIVNIDLFERLVDAVGGVEVYVPYPMRYTDTAADLHIDFDEGLHHFTGAEAADFARYRWGPGGDYGRIDNIKRIGMAMLDKFRAFELRAFVGLPELIATLFDEVETNADSGIVSELLKRRNRLEIAAATLPTHSSEVYRNDPKLGQVRTATEFAKSEEVDAFLAATFGGKARQLEAVPEASLVISNRSGWAGLEDVVKARLVAFGVPEERILTQELFPDALPTRVQAEREDWQNAAFYANMLNVQRAQVYRINRPQQASQQGSQPSPVGLELILGQDAVGLLAPPGLAPSAFTSNRREGTTSSRGP; encoded by the coding sequence GTGGCTTTAACCGCAACTAGACTCGTCCAGCTTCTGGGCCTGGTGGTGGCCGCCTTCGGCCTCTGGGGCTACTGGAACGCCACCGATCCGGCCGCCCCGGCGCCGCTCGGTCAGGCCGAAGCCGCGCTCGTCAACCCGGGCGGCGAGAGCTTTCAGGCGAGCTTCGTGGTGGCGGGCCGCGACATCGAGTACGATATCCCCGCTCAGGACCCCATCTACCGGGACGGTCGGCTGCTGGGCTTTCGCACGCCCGCTCGAGGCAAGCGCTACGGCAACCGCACCGACAGCATTCTCTATGTGCAGATCGTCGGCAACAGGGTCTACGTGATCAGCATTCCCCGCGACATCTGGCTTCCCCAGCACCAGATCAAGGTGAACGAGACGGTGGGCTATGCCAGGCTTGGCCCCGACGGCTTGCGTCGCGCCGTGAGCGAGATCATCGGTCTGCCCGTCGACTACTACGCGATCGTCAACATCGATCTCTTCGAGCGGCTCGTCGACGCCGTCGGCGGCGTCGAGGTCTATGTCCCTTATCCCATGCGGTATACCGACACGGCCGCCGACCTGCACATAGACTTTGACGAGGGCCTGCACCACTTTACGGGCGCCGAGGCCGCCGACTTCGCCCGCTACCGCTGGGGTCCCGGCGGCGACTATGGCCGCATCGACAACATCAAGCGGATCGGCATGGCTATGCTCGACAAGTTTCGTGCCTTTGAGCTGCGCGCGTTTGTGGGGCTACCCGAGCTGATCGCTACCCTCTTCGATGAGGTCGAGACGAACGCGGACTCGGGCATCGTCAGCGAACTCCTCAAGCGCCGCAACCGCTTAGAGATCGCCGCCGCCACCCTGCCCACCCACTCCTCCGAGGTCTACCGCAACGACCCCAAGCTGGGTCAGGTGCGCACCGCCACCGAATTCGCCAAGTCCGAGGAGGTCGATGCCTTTTTGGCGGCGACCTTCGGCGGCAAAGCGCGGCAGTTGGAGGCTGTGCCCGAGGCCAGCCTGGTCATCTCCAACCGCAGCGGTTGGGCCGGCTTGGAGGATGTGGTCAAGGCCCGCCTGGTCGCCTTTGGCGTGCCCGAGGAGCGCATTCTTACCCAGGAACTCTTTCCCGATGCGCTGCCCACGCGCGTTCAGGCCGAGCGTGAGGACTGGCAGAACGCGGCCTTTTACGCCAACATGCTGAACGTCCAGCGCGCCCAGGTCTACCGCATCAACCGCCCGCAACAGGCTTCACAGCAGGGCTCGCAGCCCTCCCCGGTCGGCCTCGAGCTCATCTTGGGCCAAGATGCGGTCGGGCTGCTGGCCCCGCCGGGTCTCGCGCCAAGCGCGTTCACCTCGAACCGGCGTGAAGGGACAACGAGTAGCCGTGGCCCGTAA
- a CDS encoding YraN family protein: MRHWSEGVAKSYLETRGYRILAQNYHVRGAELDLVARHGDLLVFVEVRQRRTDRYGSAAESIGPAKQARLRRAALTFVMKHYGRDDVPLRFDAVLLSGKKGDYRLEHLEAIF, from the coding sequence ATGAGGCACTGGTCCGAAGGGGTCGCCAAGAGCTACCTCGAGACGAGGGGTTACCGCATTCTGGCGCAGAACTACCACGTGCGCGGGGCCGAACTCGACCTGGTCGCCCGGCACGGCGACCTGCTCGTCTTCGTCGAGGTCAGGCAGCGCAGAACGGACCGCTACGGCAGCGCCGCCGAGAGTATCGGCCCGGCCAAGCAGGCGCGCCTGCGCCGAGCGGCCCTGACCTTTGTCATGAAGCACTACGGGCGCGACGACGTGCCGCTACGCTTCGACGCCGTCTTGCTCTCCGGCAAGAAAGGCGACTACCGGCTCGAGCACCTCGAGGCTATCTTCTGA
- a CDS encoding cupin domain-containing protein: MDIVKISQGRQFSLKNVSKQSLLQGDLEVTLICFEAGQRDEQSQEAHDSVYQVLEGEVLVRVGGETERLGKGKLLRMPAGTAHVLENAGGGLLVVMATTRAQG, translated from the coding sequence GTGGACATCGTCAAGATCAGCCAGGGGCGGCAGTTTTCGCTCAAGAACGTCAGCAAGCAAAGCCTGCTGCAAGGCGACCTCGAGGTCACCCTCATCTGCTTCGAGGCGGGGCAGCGCGACGAGCAGAGCCAGGAGGCGCACGACAGCGTCTATCAGGTCCTGGAGGGCGAGGTCTTGGTGCGCGTGGGCGGCGAGACCGAACGGCTGGGCAAGGGAAAGTTGCTCAGGATGCCGGCGGGCACCGCGCACGTGCTCGAGAACGCCGGGGGCGGCCTGCTGGTGGTCATGGCGACGACCCGCGCCCAGGGATGA
- a CDS encoding response regulator transcription factor, which yields MTKIWINSKSRLIGDALATLLERVEGFKVHTGSTPLEGTALAIWDLRGFKAPFPMPPETPTLALIDGSKSDKIIVLGIGYRGYLSGEESVDDLKRAVEVVLSGEIWAERSLMSSLVMRARTPTLTARENQAFSLLVMGLSNKQIAQRLGISEKTVKVYVSGLLEKLGAKNRMDLVMHFNNRKAFEE from the coding sequence ATGACGAAAATCTGGATCAACTCGAAATCCCGCCTGATCGGCGACGCCTTGGCGACCTTGCTCGAGAGGGTGGAGGGCTTCAAGGTTCATACCGGCAGCACCCCTCTGGAGGGAACCGCTCTGGCGATCTGGGACTTGCGCGGTTTCAAGGCGCCCTTCCCAATGCCGCCCGAGACACCCACCCTCGCCCTCATCGACGGCTCGAAGTCCGACAAGATCATCGTCTTGGGCATCGGCTACAGGGGCTACCTGAGCGGCGAGGAGAGCGTCGACGACCTGAAACGGGCCGTCGAGGTGGTCTTAAGCGGCGAGATCTGGGCGGAGCGCAGCCTGATGAGCAGCCTGGTGATGCGGGCGCGCACGCCGACCCTGACCGCCCGCGAAAACCAGGCCTTCAGCCTCTTAGTGATGGGGCTTTCGAACAAGCAGATCGCCCAGCGCCTGGGCATCTCCGAAAAGACGGTCAAGGTCTACGTCTCGGGTCTGCTCGAGAAGCTGGGCGCCAAAAACCGCATGGACCTGGTGATGCACTTCAACAACCGCAAAGCCTTCGAGGAATGA
- the rsfS gene encoding ribosome silencing factor, whose amino-acid sequence MIESPDLNRQTMLAHVQRIVDALDDKRAEDIVVLDLSGVSDALDFFIVATGRSSLQLKAMEEGVREGLKGVLPLRSVEGPSTRWILIDFYHVVVHVMSSEARDFYDLEGLWADAKRLEVQPG is encoded by the coding sequence ATGATCGAAAGCCCTGATCTCAACCGCCAGACCATGCTCGCCCACGTCCAACGCATCGTCGACGCGCTCGACGACAAGCGCGCCGAGGACATCGTGGTCCTAGACCTTTCAGGGGTTTCGGACGCGCTCGACTTCTTTATCGTGGCGACCGGCCGCTCGTCCTTGCAGCTCAAGGCGATGGAGGAGGGCGTCCGCGAAGGGCTCAAGGGCGTCCTGCCGCTGCGCAGCGTCGAAGGGCCGTCCACGCGCTGGATTCTCATCGACTTCTACCACGTAGTCGTCCACGTGATGAGCTCCGAAGCCCGCGACTTCTACGACCTCGAGGGCCTGTGGGCGGACGCAAAGCGGCTCGAGGTCCAACCAGGTTAG
- a CDS encoding rhodanese-like domain-containing protein yields MAQELRKAAKDMVAEAKGRIENLMPDQVEKELQRPDVVLVDLREAAEREQDGMIPGAVHITRGMLEFRADPSTPYHNAALQPERRVILHCASGGRSALAAATLQEMGYTDVAHMDGGFKAWQAEGKPVEKL; encoded by the coding sequence ATGGCGCAAGAACTCCGCAAAGCCGCCAAAGACATGGTGGCAGAAGCCAAAGGGCGCATCGAGAACCTCATGCCCGACCAGGTAGAGAAAGAGCTACAACGTCCTGACGTAGTTCTCGTGGACCTACGAGAAGCTGCCGAGCGCGAGCAAGACGGCATGATTCCCGGTGCCGTACACATTACACGCGGGATGCTGGAGTTCCGTGCCGACCCCAGCACTCCCTACCACAACGCCGCCCTCCAACCTGAACGCCGCGTCATCTTGCACTGCGCCTCAGGAGGCCGCTCCGCCCTTGCCGCCGCTACTCTACAGGAGATGGGTTATACGGATGTGGCGCACATGGATGGAGGCTTCAAGGCATGGCAGGCAGAGGGGAAGCCGGTGGAAAAGCTCTAA